The Oceanococcus sp. HetDA_MAG_MS8 nucleotide sequence AACCTTGGATTATCGGTTTGCGCGCGGAAACGGAAGTACTCGGATTGACCTGCCTCAACCGATTCCGAATCTTGCTCGACGTTCGGCGATTTTTTCCCCGATCGCAGACCTTGTTGACTCGGTACAGGATGAACTTTCTGCTTTTTCACGATGGAGAGGAAAGAACCCTGAAAGCGACGTCACAGCGGAGGCTCTGAGCCATCTCCCGCCAGAGTTGGCGCGGAACCAAGCAGACAACCATGGCACGGTTGCTAAGCAGCTGCGGGAGACCATTCGTGCGGGCAAGGCAGTAAATGGTTTGCAGCGGGTTCCGGTTTCCGACCTCATCTCATTTCTTCCGCACCTTGACAAGTCCAAGTTCACCAAATCTGATGCTGTCACCTTGGCTCGACTCGTAGGATCACTGGGGTATGGGATGGAACCTGATCGCCGATTCGGGAGATTCGTTCCTGAGGTTGACGGAAACGTCTATCTGTTTCCCGCCGGGAAAAATGCCCCCCAAGCACCGAGCAATGAGTATGAGGTCGCAGCTGTGCTGATTGATCTTGGTGTCCAGGTTGCTCTTGCGGACGGCGTGGTGGCTTCTGAAGAACGCCAGATGCTGAGCAAGCTGATTAGCGGACAGACTCAGCTGTCACACCCTGAGCGATTCCGCTTGGCCGCACATGCCACCTGGATGCTTGAGCACAAGCCAGATACAAAGACAGGCCTGAAGGCTAAGCTGGAGAATCTGAATGACATGCAGCGTCAAGTGGTTGCTGACTACCTTGTCACCATGGCAGCCGCGGACGGCACGGTGAGTGGCGACGAGGTGGCCACTATGAACCGCTTGTACCGGTCGCTAGGGCTTAATGCTGCGGATGCTTGGGATCGGTTGCATGGGGCTCCTGAAGCACCTGTTCGCACTGCAGCGCCTGATATCGATGCCACGAACAAAGATCGAGAGATTCCGAAGCCGCCTGGCGCTGAACCACAAGAGAAGTCATCAGAGAACGTTTTGCAAATCGATGCAGACGTATTGGCGAAACGTTTGGCGGAAACGGCACGCGTTCAATCCGTGCTCCGGGACGTCTTTGTTGATGAGGATGAGACTCCGCCAGAGCCTGTTAAGACCGAGGGGACCATCCAGGGCTTGGATGCCGCCCACTCCCAGCTTCTAGTGAAAATTGCTGAAGCAAACAGCCCCACGCGAGATGACCTTGAAAGCTGGGCTGATGAGCTTGGTCTATTCGCTGATGGAGCGCTTGAGGTCATCAATGAGCGTGCACTAGCGGTGGCCGATGCTACCGTCATTGAAGATGATGACCCTTTGTATTTCGATTCCGACGTATATGCCGCATTGACAGCGGCTGCTTAGTAGAGGCGCACCATGTCTATTCGTCCTCGCGAACGCGATGCCATTTTGCAGTCCCTTCGTTCTGGGGTAGTTCCACGTCAGGGCCTGCACCACATTCAGGTTGGTCGAGCTGTTGAAGTTGATGCCTTGCTACAAGACATTGAACGTGTTGCTGACCAAGGTTCCGCTGTGCGTTTCATTATCGGCGAGTACGGCGCGGGAAAGACTTTTTTCCTGACGCTTGTACGAGCGATTGCCATGAAGAAGGGCCTAGTGACAACACAGGCTGATCTCAATCCTTCTAGGCGTCTTCAGGGTAGCGCCGGCCAAGCTCGTAGCCTGTATGCCGAGATGATGCGAAACATTTCCACACAGACAAAGCCGGACGGCGGCGCTATGGAGGCCATTGTTCAGCGCTTTGTGTCTACGGCAAAACAGGAGGCAGGCCAGAGCGGGCAAACCGTCAGCACGATTATTCAAGAACGTCTCCATGACCTGTCTTCGATGCTGGGAGGCTACGACTTTGCATCGGTCATTGAGCGTTATTGGCATGGCCACGACAATGGTGATGATGCCCTGAAGAATGCAGCCATTCGCTGGTTGCGAGCGGAGTATTCAACAAAAACTGAGGCTCGGCAGGCCTTGGGCAGTGTTCGAACCATCATTGATGATGATGCGATCTACGACAGCATGAAGTTGATGGCTCGTTTTATCCGCCACGCCGGTTTCCAAGGGCTCATGGTTTCGCTCGACGAGATGGTCAACCTCTACAAGATGAGCAACACCCGGGCTCGGAACGCGAACTATGAGCAAGTTCTTCGAATCCTGAACGACGCTCTACAAGGAGCATCAGAAGGGCTTTCGATCCTATTCGGAGGAACGCCGGAATTCTTGATGGACGACTACCGCGGGCTGTATTCCTACGAAGCCCTTCGGTCTCGTTTGGCAATGAATGCCTTTGCAAAAGACGGGCTGATTGATCTATCCGGTCCTGTCATTCGGCTTCAGAATTTGGCTCCCGAGGACTTGGTCATCCTCTTGCACAAACTTCGCCATGTGCAGGCCAGCGGGAAAGAAGAGAACTATCTGCTCAAAGATGCGGATATCCAGGCCTTTATGCATCACTGCGCGAAGACCATTGGGGAGGCGTATTTCCGCACTCCTCGAAATACGATTCGCTCATTTATTCACGTGATGGCTGTTCTTGAGCAAAACCCTGGAGCGCAGGTTGAACAGTTGATTGGCAAGGTAGGCATTGAAAAGGACGCCGGCGAAAACCTGGAGCCATTTGACGACGAAGAGGAACCTCCTTCACCGTCGGCTGTTGTAGCTACCGAATCTGGCGACGATGACGATGCGCTTGCGAGCTTCAAGCTCTAATTGATCAGATGACAGAGCAAAGCTCGATCTTTGAGCGCCTTGATCCTGCCATACAGAAGTGGATTTGGCGTCAGCAGTGGTCGAGCCTTCGTGGGATTCAAGAACAGGTTGGTGAAGTCTTGCTCAACGACTATGAGCGAGATGCCTTGGTATGCGTCGCGACTGCTGGAGGCAAAACTGAAGCCGCGTTCTTCCCTCTGCTAACAAGGTTGCTTTCTGAGCCCGACGAGCAGGGCTTGGTCGTGGCCATCTGTCCCCTGAAGGCGCTTATCAACGACCAGGCTAAACGCCTAAAAGACATCCTTCGCGACACCAATATTCCGGTATACCGCTGGCATGGAGATATCTCAGCGTCGGAAAAACAGAAGTTTCGAAAAGAGCCTAAGGGTATTCTGCTCATCACTCCAGAATCTCTTGAGGCCAACTTTTGCATCAGCGGGCATGAAATGCGGCAGCTCTTCGGTAATACCCGAGCAGTAGTCGTCGATGAGTGGCACGCCTTCTTGGGGACAGAACGCGGCCGCCAATTGCAGTCCTTAATGGCCAGATTGGAATTAGCTGTAGGCCGGCGCCTGCCGCGCGTTGGTCTAAGTGCAACCATTGGAGATTTGCAGTTGGCTGCTGACGCGCTTCGCCCAGGCAATGGCAACCACGTCGCCATTTGTGAAGACTCTAGCCACCGACATGGTCTTCAGATACTGCTGGTTGGCATCGAGCAGGTTCCGATGCAGTTGAACCCTTCCTTGGATCCTACGGGTGAAGAAAAGCAGTCTGACGCTCCTGACCCTGTTGCAAAGTGGATATTCAAACTTCGTGGTGATAGCCATCTGGTATTCGCAAATTCGAAAAACCGTGTGGAGTCGTTGACCGATGCGCTAAGTAGGATGTCGGAGCGGCTAGGCGTTCCAAATGAATACTTCCCACATCACGGGAATCTTGATCGCACGATGCGGCACAGCCTTGAGGATCGTCTCAAGCAGGGTGACAAGCCCACAACGGCAGTTTGCACAAGCACGCTAGAACTCGGCATCGATATCGGCAAAGTGTCCTCTGTTGCGCAGGTCGGTTGCCCACCATCGGTAGCGGCTCTCCGGCAGCGGCTAGGAAGGTCTGGACGCCGCGGGGAAGACTCGGTACTTCGACTATTCGTTACGGAAGATGAGATTACCCCGCAGTCAGAGCCATCGGATCAACTACGCCTGCAGCTTGTACAGACCATCGCCATGGTCGAGCTACTTCTTGAGAAGTGGTATGAGTCCCCGGACCAATCTCGCCTGCACTTGTCGACATTGATCCAGCAGGTCTTATCAGTCATTGCCGAACGGGGGGGATCCTCTGCCGCAAATCTGTATCAGATACTGTGCGAGAAAGGTCCCTTTCAGAATACTTCGACAGGGGTATTTGGACAGTTCCTCCGGAATTTGGGTGACGAGGATCTGATCCGCCAGGAAAGCACAGGTATTCTTCTGCTGGGTGAAAAAGGGGAACGCCTAGTCAACCACTATGACTTCTATTCCGCATTTATGTCTGACGAAGAATATGAGGTGCGCACGGTTACCAAGCGGCTAGGCACCCTCCCAATCATTCAAGTGGTCAAAATCAACGATTACCTGCTCTTCAGTGGGCGCCGTTGGCAGGTGACCTCGGTTGATGATCAGCAAAAGCGAATCATCGTTAAGCCAGCGCCGGCGGGGAAAGCCCCGTTGTTTGGTGGTGCTGGTGCTCTTGTTGGAGCTGAAGTGCGACAGCGGATGTTAACTTTATACCAATCAGACCATCAGCCGCGCTATTTGAGTAGTGGCGCTCAGGCGTTACTTGAGCAGGCACGGGAGAGCTTCGATCGACTTAATCTCGCGGATCGCGCATTTGTTCCATGGGGCGACAAGGTCATGGTATTCCCGTGGCATAGCGACGCCGCGTTGAGAACATTCGTATGGGCGGCCGAAGCACTCGATATTGAGGATATCGAAGTGGGGTGTGGATATGCCTGCTGGGAGTTTGGGGGCAAGAACTCAACATCTCAGGGTGCGGAAAAACAAGTTCGAAACGTGATGGAGCACGTTCGTGCTGCCAGCCTTAATCCAGTCCAGGTCATTGCCAAGGCGCCGGCCAAGCGGTTCGACAAACATGACGGTTTTCTCAATGACGAGATCGCTGCGCTCAATGCTGCGGCTGCCCACGTGCGTATCGATGAAATGCGAGAGGCGCTGGATCACGCACTTGGTTAGCTGGCGGTGTTTCGGTCGGTTATCGAGCATGAGCCTAGTTAGAACGCCGCGCCCCGAAGCGGTGCCGTTGCTATGCGAGATGCGCTCCTGCGGTCAGTTGGAGGCAGCGTGGCTTTTGATCTGCTGGGCTTTGCCTATGCTATTTTCGTGAATCAAGTTCACTGCCGCACCAGCGGCACGTAACACAACCCTGGCGATCGCTTTTGATCCAACTTGGCGAATTGCTGTACGCGTAGCTCGTTGAGACTGCTAGGGGCGTCTTCACGACAGGACGAATTATCCCCAGCGTTGAGTCTGGTCGCGAATGGCGCTGGCTAGCGTCGCCATATGGGTTTCCGGCGCTCCCTCCCGGATGGAGTGTTGGCACACCGCCTCCAAGTGCGTATCCACTTGAGCGATGACGTCGTCCATCCATGCTTGAAAGCGGGTTGGGGGCTGAATGCACTGTGAGGCCAGGGTGTCGATGTCGCGGCGCACCTATGATCTTGCAGTTGGGGCCGCACTGGGTGCATTCTGGCGGGGCTGTTTGGCTTCTAGGCAGCGATGTGCAGCAATTCCAAGCGCGCAATCAAGTCGACTCGTTCATTTTTGGCCCGCTTCCGGCGGAAGCCATCGACAAAAGGCCTGCTCATGAGTGAGATACACCGCATTACGGTCGATCCTGCACAGTGCGGCGGGCGCCCTTGCATCCGAGGGCAACGCATTCGCGTCACCGATGTTCTGGAAATGATGGCGTCAGGGATGTCTCGCGATGACATCCTTGAGGACTATCCATACCTGGAAGCTGAGGACATCAGCGCCGTGCTGGAATACGCGGCGAAACAAGCCGATCATCCCGTTGTTCACGCTGCCTAAGTGCGCTTTTTGATTGATATGCAGCTACCGCCCGCTCTGGCGCGTTGGCTCAGCTGCCAAGGCTTCCCACCGGAGCATGTCGTTGACCGCGATATGGGCAGTACGGACGATGAAGCCATTTGGGCATTCGCCTCCGAGAACGGCTATGTCATCGTGTCCAGAGACGATGATTTCGCCACAAAACGGATTATGGCCACCGACGGACCTCAAGTCGTCTGGGTATGATTTGGCAACTCCAGCCGAGCTATCACCATCGAAGGCTTTAAGCGCACGCTACCTGATCTTATTCCGGCTCTTGCAGCGGGTGAGCCCCTTGTAGAGCTGGCATAGGACCGCTTCATGGCTGATGACATTCTCCACCTGAAGCCTATTTGCGTTCACTCTGGTGTTGGGCTAAATGGGTTCGAAAAGTAGCAGGCTGGCCTGCACTCAAGTGGAGGAACAATAGGGCGTAATCGCATTTCAGCATTGACAGGCTCAAGATTTGAGCTTTTCATCGTTCATGGTTTTTTGCTCTCAATCGGTGTCTACTTCATGAACCTGGGAGGCCAGCTCGCCCGATTTTCTACCCAGCGGGAAATGCACCCTGCTTGGCGTCTGCTGGCCGCAAGCAATGCTCCCTTGATCCTCGCGACACTGGGCGACCTGTTTCGCGAGCAACTGGAGATCCCGATCGCACGAGCCAAGATAGCGCTCGACGTTGAACTCGGCCGGCTTCGCGAATCCGGCGCGAACTACCAGGAATCGGCGACCAGCTATCTGCGCGAATGGATCGCCAGCGGCTGGTTGCGTGAGCAGGATTCTTACTTAAGCCTGACCGACGCTGCGGAGTTGGCGTTGGCCTTCGCCCGTGGCCTTGATCAACGGGTCGAGGGCACCAGTGCCTCCCATTTGCGAATCGTTCAGGACGCCGTTCGGGATCTAGCCATGGCGCTGTCACCGGATGCCGACGTGCGGATTGAGGCATTGACCGCGCAGCGCGATGCGATCACCGGCCAGATTCAAAGGCTGAAGGGGGGCGAGCTTGAGCATCTGAGCGCGGAGGAACAACG carries:
- a CDS encoding TerB N-terminal domain-containing protein; the encoded protein is MELLIIVVIAAGLVVWSRSSGKSPTAKSPPKREQRETVRPTRDFEVEFTISDGRKPGKCPPDWAWTPLGEPVELPNKKVAPNGGVYISKDEVAGLPDGWCSNPNPELIFPQLKVGDANRKYDLGYWPSYREIPPGARTQYLDWLADGAKDPLIDIGLLFLYFYGLERRALIDPGLSEKAVSERPAIYREVQRLLELFGPISSSFRGYATALRNVLALTTPGADLPIPSIEALAMQDGDYQDCMLLAGLQAERSGLLTPDEVFAAGLDAGYFGIRTAGRRCPHEFAQLFRIRLAEKYPDGISVKQGKSYRTTLDYRFARGNGSTRIDLPQPIPNLARRSAIFSPIADLVDSVQDELSAFSRWRGKNPESDVTAEALSHLPPELARNQADNHGTVAKQLRETIRAGKAVNGLQRVPVSDLISFLPHLDKSKFTKSDAVTLARLVGSLGYGMEPDRRFGRFVPEVDGNVYLFPAGKNAPQAPSNEYEVAAVLIDLGVQVALADGVVASEERQMLSKLISGQTQLSHPERFRLAAHATWMLEHKPDTKTGLKAKLENLNDMQRQVVADYLVTMAAADGTVSGDEVATMNRLYRSLGLNAADAWDRLHGAPEAPVRTAAPDIDATNKDREIPKPPGAEPQEKSSENVLQIDADVLAKRLAETARVQSVLRDVFVDEDETPPEPVKTEGTIQGLDAAHSQLLVKIAEANSPTRDDLESWADELGLFADGALEVINERALAVADATVIEDDDPLYFDSDVYAALTAAA
- a CDS encoding ATP-binding protein, with the protein product MSIRPRERDAILQSLRSGVVPRQGLHHIQVGRAVEVDALLQDIERVADQGSAVRFIIGEYGAGKTFFLTLVRAIAMKKGLVTTQADLNPSRRLQGSAGQARSLYAEMMRNISTQTKPDGGAMEAIVQRFVSTAKQEAGQSGQTVSTIIQERLHDLSSMLGGYDFASVIERYWHGHDNGDDALKNAAIRWLRAEYSTKTEARQALGSVRTIIDDDAIYDSMKLMARFIRHAGFQGLMVSLDEMVNLYKMSNTRARNANYEQVLRILNDALQGASEGLSILFGGTPEFLMDDYRGLYSYEALRSRLAMNAFAKDGLIDLSGPVIRLQNLAPEDLVILLHKLRHVQASGKEENYLLKDADIQAFMHHCAKTIGEAYFRTPRNTIRSFIHVMAVLEQNPGAQVEQLIGKVGIEKDAGENLEPFDDEEEPPSPSAVVATESGDDDDALASFKL
- a CDS encoding DEAD/DEAH box helicase yields the protein MTEQSSIFERLDPAIQKWIWRQQWSSLRGIQEQVGEVLLNDYERDALVCVATAGGKTEAAFFPLLTRLLSEPDEQGLVVAICPLKALINDQAKRLKDILRDTNIPVYRWHGDISASEKQKFRKEPKGILLITPESLEANFCISGHEMRQLFGNTRAVVVDEWHAFLGTERGRQLQSLMARLELAVGRRLPRVGLSATIGDLQLAADALRPGNGNHVAICEDSSHRHGLQILLVGIEQVPMQLNPSLDPTGEEKQSDAPDPVAKWIFKLRGDSHLVFANSKNRVESLTDALSRMSERLGVPNEYFPHHGNLDRTMRHSLEDRLKQGDKPTTAVCTSTLELGIDIGKVSSVAQVGCPPSVAALRQRLGRSGRRGEDSVLRLFVTEDEITPQSEPSDQLRLQLVQTIAMVELLLEKWYESPDQSRLHLSTLIQQVLSVIAERGGSSAANLYQILCEKGPFQNTSTGVFGQFLRNLGDEDLIRQESTGILLLGEKGERLVNHYDFYSAFMSDEEYEVRTVTKRLGTLPIIQVVKINDYLLFSGRRWQVTSVDDQQKRIIVKPAPAGKAPLFGGAGALVGAEVRQRMLTLYQSDHQPRYLSSGAQALLEQARESFDRLNLADRAFVPWGDKVMVFPWHSDAALRTFVWAAEALDIEDIEVGCGYACWEFGGKNSTSQGAEKQVRNVMEHVRAASLNPVQVIAKAPAKRFDKHDGFLNDEIAALNAAAAHVRIDEMREALDHALG
- a CDS encoding DUF433 domain-containing protein — translated: MSEIHRITVDPAQCGGRPCIRGQRIRVTDVLEMMASGMSRDDILEDYPYLEAEDISAVLEYAAKQADHPVVHAA